In Hevea brasiliensis isolate MT/VB/25A 57/8 chromosome 13, ASM3005281v1, whole genome shotgun sequence, a single genomic region encodes these proteins:
- the LOC110671839 gene encoding acyl carrier protein 4, chloroplastic produces the protein MASVSASCLRFHPLLLHSNQPAQGSFKLVSVSWPKSWFPSLKATRFRVSCAAKPETVQKVCDIVRKQLVLSPETLLTPETKFSELGADSLDTVEIVMGLEEEFNISVEEDSSQNITTVKEAADLIEKLVQKKAEAGA, from the exons ATGGCTTCAGTATCAGCTTCTTGTCTCAGGTTCCATCCTCTGCTTCTCCATTCCAACCAG CCAGCGCAGGGTAGTTTTAAGTTGGTTTCAGTGAGTTGGCCAAAGAGCTGGTTCCCTTCTTTAAAGGCCACCCGCTTCCGCGTCTCCTGTGCG GCAAAGCCAGAGACAGTGCAGAAAGTTTGTGACATTGTACGGAAACAGCTGGTTTTGTCTCCCGAGACCCTGCTCACTCCTGAAACCAAGTTCTCAGAACTTGGTGCTGATTCCCTTGACACA GTGGAGATAGTGATGGGGTTAGAGGAAGAATTTAACATTAGCGTCGAGGAGGATAGTTCTCAAAATATAACAACTGTCAAGGAAGCAGCAGACTTGATAGAAAAACTGGTTCAAAAGAAAGCAGAAGCTGGAGCTTAA